A genomic region of Micromonospora sp. NBRC 110009 contains the following coding sequences:
- a CDS encoding LysR family transcriptional regulator, with the protein MTPAQLRAYVAVVRLGSVKQAAAQLEVSESAVSLHIAQLRKEFGDQLFSRTAAGLAFTPGGLRLASRAAELLGLQDRTVLEVSAAGRGRRLLRVAASSLFAELAAPGLLELFAKRAADLDVELSVRNPASFETLLQTRAADIAIGPQSSALDPSIAAQPVMNYRLVIVVGPDHPLAGVRASAAQLREQTWLLGPSAATDLGAVQAMLRRLAVPDDRQQIFQSHAAAVTEAKRGKGIAPALSFAVAPDVRQGHLLLTPGPHATLEAVWHSLVLATGTPPAAAELSRFASTPRAIQAMIRGAGVSVGHFKPAVHVTLWS; encoded by the coding sequence ATGACCCCGGCGCAGCTACGCGCATACGTCGCCGTGGTCCGGCTGGGATCCGTCAAGCAGGCCGCCGCGCAGCTCGAGGTCTCCGAGTCGGCCGTCTCGCTGCACATCGCGCAGTTGCGCAAGGAGTTCGGCGACCAGTTGTTCTCCAGGACGGCGGCGGGCCTCGCGTTCACCCCCGGTGGCCTGCGGCTGGCCAGTCGCGCGGCGGAGTTGCTGGGCCTGCAGGACCGCACGGTGCTCGAGGTGAGTGCGGCGGGACGCGGCCGCCGCCTGCTGCGGGTGGCCGCGTCCAGCCTGTTCGCCGAGCTGGCCGCGCCGGGGCTGCTCGAGCTGTTCGCCAAACGCGCCGCCGACCTCGACGTCGAGCTGAGTGTCCGCAACCCGGCCTCCTTCGAGACGCTGCTGCAGACCCGTGCCGCGGACATCGCGATCGGGCCGCAGTCGTCCGCCCTCGACCCGTCGATCGCCGCCCAGCCGGTAATGAACTATCGACTCGTGATCGTCGTCGGCCCGGACCATCCGCTGGCCGGGGTGCGGGCGTCGGCGGCGCAACTGCGTGAGCAGACCTGGCTGCTCGGGCCGTCGGCGGCCACCGACCTGGGCGCGGTCCAGGCGATGCTGCGCCGGCTCGCCGTGCCCGACGACCGGCAGCAGATCTTCCAGAGCCACGCGGCCGCGGTGACCGAGGCGAAGCGCGGCAAGGGCATCGCACCGGCGCTGTCGTTCGCCGTCGCGCCGGACGTCCGTCAGGGCCATCTCCTGCTCACGCCGGGGCCGCACGCGACACTCGAGGCCGTCTGGCATTCGCTGGTGCTCGCCACGGGCACCCCGCCGGCCGCCGCGGAGCTGTCCCGGTTCGCCTCGACGCCGCGGGCGATTCAGGCGATGATTCGCGGCGCGGGCGTCAGCGTGGGCCACTTCAAGCCGGCGGTACACGTGACACTCTGGAGCTGA
- a CDS encoding vWA domain-containing protein has translation MSSGLLRGIDRAAFAVALVDRLRHAGVPAGLTDVDDFVRALAANPPVDRSTLYWTARISLVRRHADLAAFDRVFAAVFADAPPLPLTRSAAPPGRRDDLHVPVPADTADPRPGGGLPWATLPPAVAEAGTSDAALRLPERRPAALAGLADRPFEELDAAQVALLGEALRAAVAGWPTRRTRRHAVSPAGRRVALRPTVARARRTAWEPVEVVRERPVRRPRRVVLLCDVSESMRAQATAYLHLMRAFALVADAEVFAFATTLTRLTVALRHTSPVTAVAQASAAVSDRFGGTRIATNLRALLASHHGDAVRGAVVMIGSDGWDSDPPGELAAVMAKLRRRAYRIVWLNPRAGTPGFAPRVAGMAAALPYCDRLLPAGTFQDLVDAARQLQSVTCTAGLKWPTLTPAPRIIA, from the coding sequence GTGAGCTCCGGCCTGCTCCGCGGGATCGACCGGGCTGCGTTCGCCGTGGCCCTCGTCGACCGGCTGCGGCACGCCGGCGTCCCTGCCGGGCTCACCGACGTCGACGACTTCGTCCGGGCACTCGCCGCCAACCCACCCGTGGACAGATCCACCCTCTACTGGACCGCCCGGATCAGCCTGGTCCGGCGCCACGCCGACCTCGCCGCGTTCGACCGCGTCTTCGCCGCCGTCTTCGCCGACGCGCCACCGCTGCCACTGACTCGGTCCGCGGCTCCGCCAGGTCGCCGCGACGACCTGCACGTCCCGGTGCCCGCGGACACCGCGGACCCGCGCCCGGGCGGTGGACTGCCGTGGGCGACGCTGCCACCGGCCGTTGCCGAGGCGGGGACGTCCGATGCCGCGCTGCGGCTGCCCGAGCGGCGCCCCGCCGCTCTCGCCGGGCTCGCCGACCGGCCGTTCGAGGAACTCGACGCCGCGCAGGTCGCACTGCTCGGCGAGGCCCTGCGCGCGGCCGTCGCCGGCTGGCCGACCCGGCGTACCCGACGGCACGCCGTCAGCCCGGCCGGACGGCGGGTCGCGCTGCGGCCGACGGTCGCCCGGGCCCGCCGCACCGCGTGGGAACCCGTCGAGGTGGTCCGCGAGCGGCCGGTGCGGCGACCCCGCCGGGTCGTGCTGCTCTGCGACGTCAGCGAGTCGATGCGCGCGCAGGCGACGGCCTACCTGCACCTGATGCGGGCGTTCGCGCTGGTCGCCGACGCCGAGGTGTTCGCGTTCGCGACCACGCTGACCCGGCTCACGGTCGCGCTGCGACACACCTCGCCGGTCACGGCGGTCGCGCAGGCCAGTGCGGCCGTGTCGGACCGGTTCGGCGGCACCCGGATCGCCACGAACCTGCGCGCCCTCCTCGCCTCCCACCACGGTGACGCCGTCCGGGGGGCGGTGGTGATGATCGGCTCGGACGGCTGGGACAGCGACCCACCCGGCGAACTGGCCGCCGTGATGGCCAAGCTGCGCCGCCGCGCGTACCGGATCGTCTGGTTGAATCCGCGGGCCGGGACCCCCGGCTTCGCCCCCCGGGTGGCGGGCATGGCCGCCGCGCTGCCCTACTGCGACCGGTTGCTGCCGGCCGGGACGTTCCAGGACCTGGTGGACGCCGCCCGTCAGCTCCAGAGTGTCACGTGTACCGCCGGCTTGAAGTGGCCCACGCTGACGCCCGCGCCGCGAATCATCGCCTGA
- a CDS encoding SRPBCC family protein: MRITNEFAVNTPIERAWAVLTDLEGIAPCLPGAQLTGVDGDVHQGKVKVKVGPVIAEFAGTARFVERDDARYHGVIDAKGRDARSAGNAAALVSAQLRPDGDRTLVSVDTDLRISGKLAQFGSGMIKEVSGKLLAQFVANLEARLAAEEPAASSAPEQPGAAALAAGSASPRVAFATRPEPEPVTSAATVPTSRPAAVEPTPADPTATTAGPAAEAEALDLLSIAGRSITKRLVPVLVGLVAVGAVIAWLVARR, encoded by the coding sequence ATGAGGATCACCAACGAGTTCGCGGTCAACACCCCGATCGAGCGAGCCTGGGCGGTCCTCACCGACCTCGAAGGGATCGCGCCGTGCCTGCCGGGCGCCCAGCTCACCGGCGTCGACGGAGACGTCCACCAGGGCAAGGTCAAGGTCAAGGTCGGGCCGGTCATCGCCGAGTTCGCGGGCACGGCGCGGTTCGTCGAGAGGGACGACGCGCGATACCACGGAGTGATCGACGCGAAGGGCCGCGACGCTCGGTCCGCGGGCAACGCGGCCGCACTGGTCTCCGCCCAGCTGCGGCCGGACGGCGATCGGACACTGGTCAGCGTGGACACCGACCTGAGGATCTCGGGGAAGCTGGCCCAGTTCGGCAGCGGCATGATCAAGGAGGTGTCCGGCAAGCTGCTCGCGCAGTTCGTCGCCAATCTCGAGGCCAGGCTGGCCGCCGAGGAACCGGCGGCGTCGTCGGCTCCCGAGCAGCCGGGTGCCGCGGCGTTGGCCGCCGGATCGGCGAGCCCCCGGGTCGCCTTCGCCACCCGGCCCGAGCCGGAGCCCGTCACCTCGGCAGCCACCGTGCCCACCTCCCGCCCCGCCGCCGTCGAGCCCACGCCCGCCGACCCGACGGCCACCACCGCCGGACCCGCCGCCGAGGCCGAGGCGCTCGACCTGCTCAGCATCGCCGGCCGGTCGATCACCAAGCGGCTCGTGCCGGTGCTCGTCGGCCTGGTCGCCGTCGGGGCGGTGATCGCCTGGCTGGTCGCCCGCCGGTGA
- a CDS encoding AAA family ATPase — protein MKDFLAVKRRLDAVDYLADDGMAMALFLALKLGKPLLLEGEPGVGKTAAAKALARALDTTLIRLQCYEGLTPGEALYEWNYQRQLLAIRLAEARHAKLTDADLFTAEFLQERPILRAVRHSGPVPPVLLIDEIDRADDEFEALLFEFLGEAGITIPELGTFTATTPPVVVLTSNRSRELHDALRRRCLYHWIDFPEPGRAAEIVRRAVPGAAEPLIRTATEFISGVRDLELDKAPGMAEAIDWVAALSVLGATDLGAGDVLRTIGAIAKTTDDRATVAAALGTHQERQP, from the coding sequence GTGAAGGACTTCCTGGCGGTCAAGCGCCGGCTCGACGCCGTGGACTATCTGGCCGACGACGGCATGGCGATGGCGCTGTTCCTGGCGCTGAAGCTCGGCAAGCCGCTGTTGCTCGAGGGCGAGCCCGGTGTCGGCAAGACCGCGGCGGCCAAGGCCCTGGCCCGGGCGCTGGACACGACGCTGATCCGGCTGCAGTGCTACGAGGGGCTGACCCCGGGCGAAGCGCTCTACGAGTGGAACTACCAGCGACAGTTGCTCGCGATCCGTCTCGCCGAGGCCCGGCACGCGAAGCTCACCGACGCCGACCTGTTCACGGCCGAGTTCCTTCAGGAACGGCCCATTCTGCGGGCCGTACGCCATTCGGGGCCGGTGCCGCCGGTGTTGCTGATCGACGAGATCGACCGCGCCGACGACGAATTCGAGGCCCTCCTGTTCGAGTTCCTCGGCGAGGCCGGCATCACGATCCCCGAGCTCGGCACGTTCACCGCGACCACGCCACCGGTCGTCGTGCTCACCTCCAATCGCAGCCGTGAGCTGCACGACGCGCTGCGCCGCCGCTGTCTGTACCACTGGATCGACTTCCCTGAGCCGGGCCGGGCGGCCGAGATCGTCCGCCGGGCCGTGCCGGGTGCGGCCGAGCCGCTGATCCGCACGGCGACCGAGTTCATCAGCGGCGTGCGCGACCTCGAGCTGGACAAGGCCCCCGGTATGGCCGAGGCCATCGACTGGGTCGCCGCGCTGTCCGTGCTCGGCGCCACCGATCTCGGCGCCGGCGACGTCCTGCGGACCATCGGCGCCATCGCCAAGACCACCGACGACCGTGCCACCGTCGCCGCCGCGCTCGGCACCCACCAGGAGAGGCAACCATGA
- a CDS encoding nucleotidyltransferase family protein translates to MTGLVLAAGASVRIGGAKQLLPYRGRTLLDATLELARSCRFEQLLVTLGGAVSLVRERVDLTGVEIVENPDFTAGCGSSIRTAVQVVDPRADVIVLLLGDQPGVRAADVRRVAAAPTPLGVCRYSDGLGHPFRFGREVFPELSGLHGDKAVWKLLHSGRYPVTEVPADGPVPIDVDTRADYERLLAGEAP, encoded by the coding sequence GTGACCGGTCTGGTCCTGGCCGCCGGAGCGTCGGTGCGGATCGGCGGGGCCAAACAGTTGCTGCCGTACCGGGGCCGGACGCTGCTCGACGCGACCCTGGAGCTGGCCCGCTCCTGCCGCTTCGAGCAGCTGCTCGTGACGCTGGGCGGCGCGGTGAGCCTGGTGCGCGAGCGGGTGGACCTCACCGGGGTCGAGATCGTCGAGAACCCGGATTTCACCGCCGGCTGCGGGTCGTCGATCCGGACGGCGGTGCAGGTGGTGGACCCGCGCGCCGACGTGATCGTCCTGCTCCTCGGCGACCAGCCCGGCGTGCGCGCCGCCGACGTCCGGCGGGTCGCCGCGGCGCCCACCCCGCTCGGCGTGTGCCGGTACTCCGACGGGCTGGGGCATCCGTTCCGGTTCGGCCGCGAGGTCTTCCCCGAGTTGTCCGGCCTGCACGGCGACAAGGCCGTCTGGAAGCTGCTGCACTCGGGCCGCTACCCGGTCACCGAGGTGCCCGCCGACGGGCCGGTGCCGATCGACGTCGACACCCGGGCGGATTACGAACGGCTGCTGGCGGGCGAGGCCCCGTGA
- a CDS encoding XdhC family protein, which translates to MTLIDDRARELSASREPFVHATVVRAQDPTSARPGDAAVILADGSMEGFVGGACAESSVRTAALDALRDGNTLLLRVLPDDTAAFPETPGARVVVNPCHSGGAIEIFLRPMLPAPVLGLIGSTPISAAVAELAAFLDFEVSASGDYSGVTAVVVAGLGKGEQDAIRAALDAGVGLIALVASRKRAAALLDELALTDAERARVHSPAGVDIGAGTPQEIALSIMAEVVRAIRVDGLTPCSDAPVSGPPVARPQQAVDPVCGMTVLIGPETPQAQVDGRDFWFCCPGCRTSFTAA; encoded by the coding sequence ATGACGTTGATCGACGACCGCGCCCGCGAGCTGAGCGCCTCGCGCGAGCCGTTCGTGCACGCCACTGTCGTCCGCGCCCAGGACCCGACGTCGGCGCGGCCCGGCGATGCCGCGGTGATCCTCGCGGACGGCTCGATGGAGGGCTTCGTCGGCGGGGCTTGCGCCGAGAGTTCGGTCCGCACGGCCGCGCTCGACGCCCTGCGGGACGGCAACACCCTGCTGCTCCGGGTGCTTCCGGACGACACGGCCGCGTTTCCCGAGACGCCGGGCGCGCGGGTGGTGGTCAACCCGTGCCACTCGGGCGGCGCGATCGAGATCTTCCTGCGGCCGATGCTGCCCGCGCCGGTGCTGGGGCTGATCGGCAGCACGCCGATCAGCGCCGCCGTGGCGGAGCTGGCGGCGTTCCTCGACTTCGAGGTCTCGGCTTCCGGCGACTACTCGGGTGTCACCGCGGTCGTGGTGGCCGGGCTCGGCAAGGGTGAGCAGGACGCCATCCGGGCCGCGCTCGACGCCGGCGTGGGCCTCATCGCGCTGGTCGCCAGCCGCAAGCGCGCCGCGGCCCTGCTCGACGAGTTGGCGCTGACCGACGCCGAACGGGCCCGCGTCCATTCGCCGGCCGGGGTGGACATCGGGGCGGGTACGCCGCAGGAGATCGCCCTGTCGATCATGGCCGAGGTGGTTCGGGCGATCAGGGTGGACGGGCTGACCCCCTGCTCGGACGCGCCGGTGTCGGGCCCGCCGGTGGCGCGGCCGCAGCAGGCGGTCGACCCGGTGTGCGGAATGACCGTGTTGATCGGGCCGGAGACGCCGCAGGCGCAGGTTGACGGGCGGGACTTCTGGTTCTGCTGCCCCGGCTGCCGCACGAGCTTCACGGCGGCATAG
- a CDS encoding aerobic carbon-monoxide dehydrogenase large subunit: protein MTTVHDRVDTFHDNDQKPIGYGRMLRKEDPRFVRGRGRYVDDVQLPGMLHLAILRAPVAHARIVSIDTSAAEASPGVKAVVTGAMLAELNLAWMPTLSNDVQAVLATDKVRFQGQEVAFVVAETRYEARDAIELIDVEYDVLEPVVDARRALEPDAPLIRDDLEGKANNHCFDWETGDEAATAAVFARADVVVSQDLVYPRVHPAPMETCGAVADFDAVEGKLRLWSTTQAPHAHRTLYAIVAGIPEHKIQVISPDIGGGFGNKVPIYPGYVCAIVGSIVTGVPVKWMEDRSENLISTGFARDYIMHGEIAATRDGRILAIRTNVLADHGAFNGTAAPVKYPAGFFGVFTGSYDIEAAYCKMTAVYTNKAPGGVAYACSFRITEAVYLVERIVDCLADELGMDPAELRLKNFIRPEQFPYTTKTGWVYDSGNYEPTMRLAMDLAGYAELRQEQAEKRARGELMGIGIAFFTEAVGAGPRKNMDILGLGMADGCELRVHPTGKAVVRLSVQSQGQGHETTFAQIVAEEIGIPPADIDVVHGDTDNTPFGLGTYGSRSTPVSGAAAALVARKVRDKARIIASGMLEVSVADLDWEKGAFHVKGDPGKSVTIQDIALRAHGAGDLPEGVEGGLEAQICYNPSNLTYPHGAYICVVDVDPGTAQVKVRRFIAVDDCGTRINPMIIEGQVHGGLTDGVGMALMEMIAFDEDGNCLGASLMDYLIPTSLEVPDWETGFTVTPSPHHPIGAKGVGESATVGSPPAIVNAVVDALKPFGVRHADMPLTPSRVWDAMRGHPRPPV from the coding sequence ATGACGACCGTGCACGATCGCGTGGACACCTTCCACGACAACGATCAGAAGCCGATCGGGTACGGCCGGATGCTGCGCAAGGAGGATCCGCGGTTCGTTCGTGGCCGGGGCCGGTACGTCGACGACGTCCAGCTGCCCGGCATGCTGCACCTCGCCATTCTTCGGGCGCCGGTCGCGCACGCCCGGATCGTCAGCATCGACACCAGCGCCGCCGAGGCCTCGCCAGGGGTCAAGGCGGTCGTGACCGGGGCGATGCTGGCGGAGCTGAACCTGGCCTGGATGCCGACCCTCTCCAACGACGTGCAGGCCGTGCTCGCCACTGACAAGGTGCGCTTCCAGGGTCAGGAGGTGGCGTTCGTCGTCGCCGAGACCCGGTACGAGGCGCGGGACGCGATCGAGTTGATCGACGTCGAGTACGACGTCCTCGAGCCGGTCGTCGACGCGCGGCGCGCGCTGGAGCCGGACGCCCCGCTGATCCGCGACGACCTCGAGGGCAAGGCGAACAACCACTGCTTCGATTGGGAGACCGGCGACGAGGCGGCCACCGCGGCCGTGTTCGCCCGCGCCGACGTGGTGGTCAGCCAGGACCTCGTCTACCCCCGGGTGCACCCGGCGCCGATGGAGACGTGCGGGGCGGTCGCCGACTTCGACGCGGTCGAAGGCAAGCTGCGGCTCTGGTCCACCACGCAGGCGCCGCACGCGCACCGCACCTTGTACGCGATCGTGGCGGGCATCCCCGAGCACAAGATCCAGGTGATCTCGCCGGACATCGGCGGCGGGTTCGGCAACAAGGTGCCGATCTATCCCGGCTACGTCTGCGCGATCGTCGGCTCCATCGTCACCGGCGTGCCGGTGAAGTGGATGGAGGACCGGTCCGAAAACCTGATCAGCACCGGCTTCGCCCGCGACTACATCATGCACGGCGAGATCGCGGCGACCCGGGACGGCCGGATCCTGGCCATCCGCACCAACGTGCTCGCCGACCACGGCGCGTTCAACGGCACCGCCGCGCCGGTGAAGTATCCGGCTGGGTTCTTCGGCGTGTTCACCGGCAGCTACGACATCGAGGCCGCCTACTGCAAGATGACCGCGGTCTACACCAACAAGGCTCCCGGCGGCGTCGCGTACGCCTGCTCGTTCCGGATCACCGAGGCCGTCTACCTGGTCGAACGGATCGTCGACTGCCTCGCCGATGAGCTGGGCATGGACCCGGCCGAGCTGCGGCTGAAGAACTTCATCAGACCGGAGCAGTTCCCCTACACGACGAAGACCGGCTGGGTGTACGACTCCGGCAACTATGAGCCCACCATGCGGCTCGCGATGGACCTGGCCGGCTACGCCGAGTTGCGTCAGGAGCAGGCGGAGAAGCGGGCCCGAGGCGAGCTCATGGGCATCGGCATCGCGTTCTTCACCGAGGCCGTCGGCGCCGGGCCCCGCAAGAACATGGACATCCTCGGCCTGGGCATGGCGGACGGCTGCGAGTTGCGCGTGCACCCGACCGGCAAGGCCGTGGTCCGGCTCAGCGTGCAGTCCCAGGGCCAGGGCCACGAGACGACGTTCGCCCAGATCGTCGCCGAGGAGATCGGGATCCCGCCGGCCGACATCGACGTGGTGCACGGCGACACCGACAACACCCCGTTCGGCCTCGGTACCTACGGCAGTCGCTCGACGCCGGTGTCGGGTGCGGCGGCCGCCCTGGTCGCCCGCAAGGTCCGCGACAAGGCCCGGATCATCGCCTCCGGCATGCTCGAGGTCTCGGTCGCCGACCTGGACTGGGAGAAGGGCGCATTCCACGTCAAGGGCGACCCGGGCAAGTCCGTCACGATCCAGGACATCGCCCTGCGCGCGCACGGCGCCGGCGATCTGCCCGAGGGCGTCGAGGGCGGGCTCGAGGCGCAGATCTGCTACAACCCGTCGAACCTGACCTACCCGCACGGGGCGTACATCTGCGTGGTGGACGTCGATCCCGGCACCGCACAGGTCAAGGTGCGGCGGTTCATCGCGGTCGACGACTGCGGAACCCGGATCAATCCCATGATCATCGAGGGGCAGGTGCACGGCGGGCTGACCGACGGGGTCGGCATGGCGCTGATGGAGATGATCGCGTTCGACGAGGACGGCAACTGCCTCGGCGCGTCGCTGATGGACTACCTGATCCCGACGTCGCTCGAGGTGCCCGACTGGGAGACCGGCTTCACCGTCACCCCCTCGCCGCACCACCCGATCGGCGCGAAGGGCGTGGGCGAGTCCGCCACCGTCGGCTCGCCGCCGGCGATCGTCAACGCGGTCGTGGACGCCCTCAAGCCGTTCGGCGTCCGGCATGCCGACATGCCGTTGACGCCGTCGCGGGTCTGGGACGCGATGCGCGGTCACCCGCGGCCGCCGGTCTGA
- a CDS encoding (2Fe-2S)-binding protein, producing the protein MQVTMTVNDVEVTREIEGRLLLVHFLRDVLGLTGTHWGCDTSNCGTCVVWLDGEPVKSCTVLAAMAGGHEVRTVEGLADGAELDPIQQGFMQCHGLQCGFCTPGMMMTARALLNRNPDPTEAEIREAISGQICRCTGYATIVRSVRWAAVHEAAAAARVPEQTQPSETGESADAGQSVGSVA; encoded by the coding sequence ATGCAGGTCACCATGACCGTCAACGACGTCGAGGTCACCCGGGAGATCGAGGGTCGGCTGCTGCTGGTGCACTTCCTGCGGGACGTGCTCGGCCTGACCGGCACGCACTGGGGCTGCGACACCAGCAACTGCGGCACCTGCGTGGTCTGGCTGGACGGCGAGCCGGTGAAGTCGTGCACGGTACTTGCCGCGATGGCCGGCGGCCACGAGGTACGCACGGTCGAGGGCCTGGCCGACGGCGCCGAGCTCGACCCGATCCAGCAGGGCTTCATGCAGTGCCACGGCCTGCAGTGCGGTTTCTGCACGCCCGGGATGATGATGACCGCCCGGGCGCTGCTCAACCGGAACCCGGACCCGACCGAGGCCGAGATCCGCGAGGCGATCTCGGGTCAGATCTGCCGGTGTACGGGCTACGCCACCATCGTGCGGTCGGTCCGCTGGGCCGCCGTGCACGAGGCCGCCGCCGCGGCCCGGGTTCCCGAGCAGACCCAGCCAAGCGAAACCGGCGAGAGCGCGGACGCCGGCCAGAGCGTGGGGAGCGTCGCATGA
- a CDS encoding FAD binding domain-containing protein yields MQVPAPFEYERATSVDQAIGLLERLGSTARLVAGGHSLLPMMKLRLANFDYLIDINDLHPELGYIRPGRDEIRIGALTRHRELLESAELAAAFPIFADAERVIADPVVRNRGTLGGSLCQADPSEDLSAVCTTLDASCVIRGPGGAERVVSMEEFHVGPYETAVGDAEMLVEIRLPVRPGGGSAYQKVERRAGDWAVVSAGAAVWLDGGAIADARVGLAAVGPNTTGIPEISAALRGQEPTESLFEQAGAIAARSCDPVTDQRGSADYKRHLAAELTRRALRRAVERARS; encoded by the coding sequence ATGCAGGTTCCGGCGCCGTTCGAGTACGAGCGAGCCACCAGTGTGGACCAGGCCATCGGGTTGTTGGAGCGGCTCGGCAGCACAGCCCGGCTGGTCGCCGGCGGGCACAGCCTGCTGCCGATGATGAAGCTGCGCCTGGCCAACTTCGACTATCTGATCGACATCAACGATCTGCACCCGGAACTGGGCTACATCCGGCCGGGGCGCGACGAGATACGGATCGGCGCACTGACCCGACACCGTGAGCTGCTCGAGTCCGCCGAGCTGGCCGCGGCGTTCCCGATCTTCGCCGATGCCGAACGGGTGATCGCCGACCCGGTCGTGCGCAACCGGGGCACGTTGGGCGGCTCGCTCTGTCAGGCGGATCCGTCCGAGGATCTGTCCGCGGTCTGCACGACGCTGGACGCGAGCTGTGTGATCCGCGGGCCGGGTGGCGCCGAGCGGGTCGTGTCGATGGAGGAATTCCACGTCGGGCCGTACGAGACGGCGGTCGGCGACGCGGAGATGCTGGTCGAGATCCGGCTGCCGGTGCGGCCGGGCGGTGGCAGCGCGTACCAGAAGGTCGAGCGCCGGGCCGGCGACTGGGCCGTGGTCTCGGCGGGCGCCGCGGTCTGGCTCGACGGCGGCGCGATCGCGGACGCCCGGGTGGGGCTCGCCGCGGTCGGGCCGAACACCACCGGTATCCCGGAGATCTCCGCGGCGCTGCGCGGCCAGGAGCCCACCGAGAGCCTCTTCGAGCAGGCCGGGGCGATCGCGGCGCGCAGCTGCGACCCGGTCACCGACCAGCGTGGCAGCGCGGACTACAAGCGGCATCTGGCCGCCGAGCTGACGAGACGGGCCCTGCGCCGGGCCGTCGAGCGGGCGAGGAGTTGA
- a CDS encoding XdhC family protein, whose product MRDIVEGLAAWRAAGVAFAVATVVRTWRSAPRQPGAAMAVAADGEVLGSISGGCVEGAVHELCQTAIDTGKARTETYGVSDDDAFGVGLTCGGTIEVLVQPDVALTELDEVLAAIGDGRPVATASVEDAQLVVWPGRVAGSLGDPDLDRAVAQRAVGMLALGTTGTIHLGAHGDQRRDELSVFVQSYVPPPRMIVFGAIDYAAAVARIGRFLGYHVTVCDARPVFATRKRFPEADDLVVQWPHKYLESAVVDERTVLCVLTHDPKFDVPLLEVALRTPARYIGAMGSRRTHEDRLRQLREAGVSEAALARLSSPIGLDLGARTPEETAVAIAAEIISLAWGGSGRPLTGLETPIHRTALESGGSDLPNGGE is encoded by the coding sequence ATGCGGGACATCGTCGAAGGGCTGGCAGCCTGGCGTGCCGCCGGCGTCGCGTTCGCCGTGGCGACCGTCGTCCGGACCTGGCGGTCGGCCCCCCGGCAGCCGGGCGCGGCGATGGCCGTCGCCGCCGACGGCGAGGTCCTCGGCAGCATCTCGGGCGGCTGCGTCGAGGGCGCGGTCCACGAGCTCTGCCAGACGGCGATCGATACCGGCAAGGCGCGAACGGAGACCTACGGCGTCAGCGACGACGACGCGTTCGGCGTGGGCCTGACCTGCGGCGGCACCATCGAGGTCCTGGTCCAGCCGGACGTCGCGCTGACCGAGCTCGACGAGGTGCTCGCGGCGATCGGGGACGGCCGGCCGGTCGCCACGGCGTCGGTCGAGGACGCGCAGTTGGTGGTCTGGCCCGGCCGGGTCGCGGGCAGCCTCGGCGATCCTGACCTGGACCGCGCCGTAGCGCAGCGGGCAGTCGGAATGCTCGCGCTCGGCACCACCGGCACCATCCACCTGGGTGCGCACGGGGACCAGCGGCGCGACGAGCTGTCCGTCTTCGTTCAGTCGTACGTGCCCCCGCCCCGGATGATCGTCTTCGGTGCGATCGACTACGCCGCGGCGGTGGCCCGGATCGGTCGGTTCCTCGGCTACCACGTCACGGTCTGCGACGCCCGCCCCGTGTTCGCCACCCGCAAGCGCTTCCCGGAGGCCGACGACCTCGTCGTCCAATGGCCGCACAAGTACCTCGAGTCGGCCGTCGTCGACGAGCGCACGGTGCTGTGCGTGCTGACCCACGACCCGAAGTTCGACGTGCCGCTGCTCGAGGTGGCCCTGCGCACGCCGGCCCGCTACATCGGCGCGATGGGTAGCCGCCGCACCCACGAAGACCGGCTACGCCAACTGCGCGAGGCGGGTGTGAGCGAGGCCGCCCTGGCCCGGCTCTCCTCCCCGATCGGGCTGGACCTCGGCGCGCGGACGCCGGAGGAGACGGCCGTGGCGATCGCCGCCGAGATCATTTCCCTGGCCTGGGGTGGCTCGGGCCGTCCCCTCACCGGCCTCGAGACCCCCATCCACCGCACCGCCCTTGAGTCAGGCGGCTCCGACCTCCCCAACGGCGGGGAATGA